From the Patescibacteria group bacterium genome, one window contains:
- a CDS encoding cell division FtsA domain-containing protein yields MFRKFFYRLRPKAPEGNVVLALDIGSEFVKALIFRIEDNHGFVIGYSKVRQKLGDMAAGTVANIAGVTETAGAAMEQAARLAGVQPEQAVMGIAGELVRGATTTISYTRENPEVRIELPELRAIVQRVQTRAFDRVRRELARDSGHSEIDVKLVNAAVIDSKIDGQRSSNPIGFQGSEVTLSVFNSFAPLVHFGALQTIAAELELDLLTIATEPFAVARCLPDEDLSAIFIDVGGGTTDLALLRGGGELTTKMFAVGGRTFTKRIAHTLNISQVEAEQIKIDYSQNKLSDRRQKIVENALAGDIDVWASGVEVALAEMLGESELPPRILLCGGGSRLPEIKKTLSDPKFAANLPFRGKPMVKFLCPDDISNFTDQTGLIRTVQDVTPLALANLGISLAGEEGMLSAILRKTVKLLQN; encoded by the coding sequence TTGTTCCGCAAATTTTTCTATCGTCTCCGACCAAAAGCTCCCGAGGGCAATGTCGTCCTCGCGCTCGACATCGGCAGCGAATTTGTGAAGGCGTTGATTTTTCGGATTGAAGACAATCACGGGTTTGTGATTGGTTATTCCAAAGTCCGCCAAAAACTGGGTGACATGGCAGCGGGGACAGTCGCAAATATTGCTGGTGTGACGGAGACAGCAGGTGCGGCGATGGAGCAGGCGGCGCGATTGGCGGGTGTGCAGCCGGAGCAGGCGGTGATGGGAATCGCCGGTGAATTGGTGCGCGGTGCGACGACGACGATTTCTTACACGCGGGAAAATCCAGAAGTGCGGATCGAATTGCCGGAGTTGCGCGCGATCGTGCAACGCGTGCAGACGCGGGCTTTTGACCGCGTGCGCCGCGAGCTCGCGCGTGACAGCGGTCACAGCGAGATTGATGTGAAGCTGGTCAATGCAGCAGTCATCGATTCAAAAATCGACGGTCAGCGCAGCTCGAATCCAATCGGTTTCCAGGGATCGGAAGTGACGCTTTCCGTTTTTAATTCTTTTGCGCCGCTTGTTCACTTCGGCGCGTTGCAGACGATTGCCGCCGAGTTGGAATTGGACTTGCTCACGATTGCGACCGAACCATTCGCAGTCGCACGCTGCCTGCCGGACGAAGATCTCTCCGCGATTTTCATCGATGTCGGTGGCGGGACGACCGATCTCGCGCTGCTGCGCGGTGGTGGGGAACTCACGACCAAAATGTTCGCAGTCGGTGGACGGACTTTCACCAAGCGCATCGCCCATACTTTGAACATTTCCCAGGTCGAAGCGGAACAAATCAAAATCGATTATTCACAAAACAAGCTCAGCGACCGCCGCCAAAAAATTGTCGAAAATGCGCTCGCAGGCGATATCGATGTCTGGGCGTCGGGTGTCGAGGTCGCGCTCGCGGAGATGCTCGGTGAATCCGAATTGCCGCCGCGGATTTTGCTTTGCGGTGGCGGATCGCGCTTGCCGGAAATTAAAAAAACCCTCAGCGATCCGAAGTTTGCCGCCAATCTGCCTTTCCGCGGAAAGCCGATGGTCAAATTTCTTTGCCCCGATGACATTTCCAATTTCACTGACCAGACCGGCTTGATTCGCACGGTGCAGGATGTGACACCTTTGGCTTTGGCGAATCTCGGGATTTCGCTCGCGGGCGAAGAAGGCATGCTATCTGCGATTCTGCGTAAAACGGTGAAGCTGCTCCAAAATTGA
- the aroA gene encoding 3-phosphoshikimate 1-carboxyvinyltransferase: MIVLEILPPTGALVGNVILPGSKSITNRALLLAALADGKSEIRGALKSDDTRYMATGLRQLGIEIDEPDATTFIVHGQNGKLAESTKSLFLGNAGTATRFLTAAALLVNGTTTIDGDAHMRERPIGDLVEALRQLGAQFEFLGKENCPPLRITCSGKITGAAVKIHADISSQFLSAILMIAPFAPRKLKIEIVGKLASRGYIAITEKVMAAFGFESESCTGAPSKYRATDFIVEPDASSATYFWAAEKLLNQKIELLNTPTNWIQPDAATAELINQFPHLPNEINGENFPDAVPTLAVLAAFSGQEIRFTGIANLRVKECDRIAALVLNLNKIKPELAAEEGDELIIFGDTKLARNGRPAEIESFDDHRIAMAFFLAGLKIPGIKIDKPDCVAKSFPQFWEVWEQLGVKFLK; this comes from the coding sequence ATAATCGTGCTTGAGATTCTTCCGCCGACGGGCGCACTTGTCGGAAATGTCATTCTGCCCGGTTCGAAATCGATCACGAATCGCGCGCTTTTACTAGCGGCACTCGCCGATGGCAAATCGGAAATTCGCGGCGCACTGAAATCAGACGACACGCGCTACATGGCGACCGGACTGCGCCAGCTCGGAATCGAAATTGACGAGCCGGATGCAACGACTTTCATCGTGCATGGTCAGAATGGGAAATTGGCAGAATCGACTAAGTCACTATTTCTGGGAAATGCCGGCACGGCAACAAGATTTTTGACCGCGGCGGCGCTACTCGTGAATGGCACGACGACAATCGACGGCGACGCACACATGCGCGAGCGACCGATTGGCGACCTCGTCGAAGCCTTGCGGCAACTCGGCGCGCAATTTGAATTTCTCGGGAAAGAAAATTGTCCGCCCCTGCGCATTACTTGCAGCGGAAAAATTACCGGTGCGGCGGTAAAAATTCACGCCGATATTTCGAGCCAATTTTTGTCCGCGATTTTGATGATCGCACCATTTGCGCCGCGAAAACTGAAAATCGAAATTGTCGGTAAGCTCGCCTCACGCGGCTACATCGCAATCACGGAAAAAGTCATGGCAGCTTTTGGTTTCGAGAGCGAGAGCTGCACTGGCGCACCAAGCAAATACCGCGCGACCGATTTCATAGTCGAGCCAGATGCTTCCTCGGCGACTTATTTTTGGGCAGCGGAAAAATTGCTCAACCAAAAAATTGAGCTCCTGAATACGCCGACAAATTGGATTCAGCCGGATGCCGCCACCGCGGAATTGATCAATCAATTTCCGCACTTACCGAACGAAATCAACGGCGAAAATTTCCCCGACGCTGTCCCGACACTTGCCGTGCTCGCCGCTTTTTCCGGTCAGGAAATTCGCTTCACTGGCATCGCGAATTTGCGCGTGAAGGAATGTGACCGCATCGCCGCACTCGTGCTAAATCTGAACAAAATCAAACCGGAGCTCGCCGCAGAAGAGGGCGACGAATTAATAATTTTCGGCGACACTAAGCTCGCGCGAAACGGTCGTCCTGCCGAAATCGAATCGTTCGACGACCACCGCATCGCGATGGCTTTTTTCTTGGCTGGATTGAAAATCCCTGGGATCAAAATCGACAAACCCGATTGCGTCGCAAAAAGTTTTCCGCAGTTTTGGGAGGTCTGGGAGCAGCTCGGGGTAAAATTTTTGAAATGA
- a CDS encoding pilin has product MFAKIISRITLAAFALTSTVALVFADPATTLIPASGDLVEKFRTGKFELYDLPAYIIYLIDFLIYIAGGIAVLFVVIGGYKYMIGGMVDDKEAGKKTIAFALTGFAVSVLAWVIVNFVQVWLTSS; this is encoded by the coding sequence ATGTTTGCGAAAATTATTTCTCGAATTACGCTGGCTGCTTTTGCGCTGACCTCGACAGTCGCACTGGTCTTCGCTGATCCGGCGACGACTCTGATTCCGGCATCCGGAGATCTTGTCGAAAAATTTCGCACGGGCAAATTCGAGCTTTACGATTTGCCGGCTTACATCATTTATCTGATTGATTTCTTGATTTACATTGCGGGTGGGATTGCCGTGCTTTTCGTCGTAATCGGCGGCTACAAATACATGATTGGCGGAATGGTCGATGACAAAGAGGCGGGCAAAAAAACCATTGCTTTTGCGCTCACTGGTTTCGCGGTCTCCGTGCTCGCGTGGGTCATCGTCAATTTCGTCCAAGTTTGGCTGACGAGCAGCTGA
- the recG gene encoding ATP-dependent DNA helicase RecG has translation MDVSEPLSEILATTSRHLKSLAEIGITRVADLLNYFPRKYVDFSAPKKFSELLPNEEATVVGTIQNLKSFRTPRGRTIVSARLISAEGGLNLTWFNQTFVARILRNGDEIAISGKIQIGLRGALTLIGGSFEKISDEMIHAGRIVPIYRTHGKLISSKWLREKIFPLLDYSAQLPNLLGELTPELTRGLTAETATAVKNLLPRGEAIRQIHFPDSFAQLESARATLAFEELFLLQLSALRRKLDWQIGAAGSARKILAPQNFLEEFATTLPFKFTAAQKKASAEILADLQKDLPMNRLLEGDVGSGKTIVAALAIFLAAKNNCQAALLAPTEILAAQHFRNFLKILHPLGIRGELLTGSTPAAKKKDIAAKLKSGALDLVVGTHALLESKIDFQNLGLAVIDEQHRFGVEQRTLIRKNGTPHVLSLTATPIPRTLALTIFGDQDVSIIDEMPPGRIPPITKIVPKNKRVEAERWIESEVAKGRQVFIVCPLVEESEVLEIKSAKKEFERLSKKVFPQLTLGLLHGKMRPKEKDAAMAAFAAGEIQILVATTVIEVGIDVANATIMLIEAAERFGLAQLHQLRGRVGRGSQQSYCFLFSEADSEEAQSRLHALEKISSGFELAKIDLANRGPGEVFGVRQSGIPDLKIAKLTDHDLIKKSRELGQEILAADPLLQNFPEILKKLEAIDERRENN, from the coding sequence GTGGATGTTTCTGAGCCTCTTTCCGAAATTCTCGCGACGACGAGTCGGCACCTCAAAAGTCTCGCCGAAATCGGCATTACGCGCGTCGCAGATTTGTTGAATTATTTTCCGCGGAAGTATGTCGATTTTTCCGCGCCGAAAAAATTTTCCGAATTGCTGCCGAATGAAGAGGCGACAGTCGTCGGCACGATTCAAAATCTGAAATCGTTTCGTACGCCGCGTGGTCGGACGATTGTCTCCGCGCGTTTGATTTCCGCTGAGGGCGGACTCAATCTGACTTGGTTTAACCAAACTTTCGTTGCGCGCATTCTGCGCAATGGCGACGAGATCGCCATCTCCGGCAAGATTCAAATCGGACTGCGCGGAGCGTTGACTTTGATCGGCGGCTCATTCGAAAAAATTTCCGACGAGATGATTCATGCGGGGCGCATTGTGCCGATTTATCGCACCCACGGCAAACTCATTTCTTCCAAGTGGCTGCGCGAAAAAATTTTTCCCTTGCTCGATTATTCAGCGCAGCTGCCTAATCTTTTGGGCGAGTTAACCCCCGAGTTAACTCGGGGGTTAACGGCGGAGACAGCGACGGCAGTCAAAAATTTATTGCCGCGCGGGGAGGCGATTCGCCAAATTCATTTTCCAGACTCATTCGCGCAGTTAGAGAGTGCGCGCGCGACGCTTGCGTTCGAAGAATTATTTTTACTTCAGCTTTCCGCCCTGCGCCGTAAGCTCGATTGGCAGATTGGTGCGGCGGGTTCGGCGCGCAAAATTCTCGCGCCCCAAAATTTCCTCGAGGAATTCGCGACGACTCTACCTTTCAAATTTACCGCAGCGCAGAAAAAAGCTTCGGCCGAGATTCTCGCCGATTTACAAAAAGATTTGCCGATGAATCGCTTGCTCGAAGGTGATGTCGGCAGTGGCAAAACCATCGTCGCTGCGCTCGCGATTTTTCTCGCGGCGAAAAATAATTGCCAAGCGGCTCTACTCGCGCCGACTGAAATTCTCGCCGCGCAGCATTTCCGCAATTTTCTCAAAATTTTGCATCCACTCGGTATTCGCGGTGAGCTCCTGACGGGCTCGACTCCGGCAGCGAAGAAAAAAGACATTGCCGCGAAATTAAAATCTGGTGCGCTCGACCTGGTCGTCGGGACGCACGCGCTGCTGGAATCCAAAATTGATTTCCAAAATCTCGGACTCGCGGTGATTGATGAGCAACATCGTTTCGGTGTCGAGCAGCGCACTTTGATTCGCAAAAATGGCACGCCGCATGTGCTCTCGCTGACGGCGACGCCGATTCCGCGCACTTTGGCACTTACGATTTTCGGCGATCAGGATGTCTCGATCATCGACGAAATGCCGCCGGGTCGGATTCCGCCAATTACCAAAATCGTTCCGAAAAACAAAAGAGTCGAGGCGGAGAGATGGATTGAGTCGGAAGTTGCGAAAGGTCGGCAGGTTTTCATCGTCTGTCCGCTCGTCGAGGAATCCGAAGTGCTCGAAATCAAATCGGCGAAAAAAGAATTCGAACGGCTTTCCAAAAAAGTTTTTCCACAACTCACTCTCGGATTGCTGCACGGCAAGATGCGCCCGAAAGAAAAAGACGCGGCGATGGCAGCCTTCGCGGCGGGCGAGATCCAGATTCTCGTTGCCACCACCGTGATCGAGGTCGGCATCGATGTCGCGAATGCGACGATCATGTTGATCGAAGCCGCCGAAAGATTCGGGCTGGCGCAGTTGCACCAATTGCGCGGGCGCGTCGGACGCGGCTCGCAGCAAAGTTATTGTTTCCTTTTTTCCGAAGCCGATTCGGAGGAGGCGCAGTCACGGCTGCACGCACTCGAAAAAATTTCTTCCGGTTTCGAGCTCGCGAAAATCGATCTCGCGAATCGCGGTCCGGGCGAAGTCTTTGGCGTGCGCCAGTCGGGAATTCCGGATCTCAAAATCGCGAAATTGACAGACCATGATTTGATCAAAAAATCGCGTGAGCTCGGTCAAGAGATTCTCGCTGCGGATCCGTTGCTCCAAAATTTTCCGGAGATTTTAAAAAAGCTGGAGGCAATAGACGAACGCAGAGAAAACAATTAA
- a CDS encoding methionine--tRNA ligase: MKNFYITTSLPYVNAAPHVGFAMEAIEADALARFHKQRGFTVRLQTGTDEHGLKIQKTAIENSTTPEKLTAENSAKFRGLKSALDFDFDDFIRTSDSPQHAAAAQKLWQKIAAAGKLEKRKYAAKYCAGCEEFKSEKDLVDGHCPNHPNLDLEDIEEENYFFRLSDFSAQILAILGKKVEILPHFRAKEFLNVVKEGLHDISFSRSSKKLKWGIPVPGDASQTMYVWCDALTNYISAIDFANEGADFQKWWLDAEKIHIIGKDIVRFHAGIWLGMLLAADVPLPDKIYIHGFITSEGEKMSKSRGNVVDPFEISKEWGSDALRFYLLSEIPNGQDGDFSQTRFEEVYNSQLANGLGNLVSRVIILALKLGTNLNLAETKSSDASRSVEKMWQQIENSMSGEFDFRESLRAIFDLVEFANKFIADQKPWELKDGDEKEEKVTIYLSLLFQIALALKPFLPKVSQKIAQSLGVSLEGNFDNLKKWGAVSEFKLTKPEILFPKKA, encoded by the coding sequence ATGAAGAATTTTTACATTACGACTTCGCTGCCTTATGTGAATGCCGCGCCGCATGTCGGCTTCGCGATGGAGGCGATCGAGGCGGATGCACTCGCGCGATTCCACAAGCAAAGAGGTTTCACGGTCCGCCTCCAGACCGGGACGGACGAGCACGGTCTCAAGATTCAAAAAACCGCAATCGAAAATTCGACCACGCCGGAAAAATTGACCGCGGAGAATTCCGCAAAGTTCCGCGGGCTCAAGAGCGCGCTTGATTTTGATTTCGACGATTTCATCCGCACTTCGGACTCGCCGCAACATGCCGCTGCCGCGCAAAAACTTTGGCAGAAAATCGCGGCGGCGGGCAAGCTAGAAAAACGCAAATATGCCGCGAAGTATTGCGCGGGTTGCGAGGAGTTCAAGAGCGAAAAAGATTTGGTTGATGGTCATTGCCCGAATCATCCGAATTTAGATTTGGAAGATATCGAGGAAGAGAATTATTTTTTTCGGCTCTCGGATTTCTCCGCGCAGATTCTCGCAATTCTCGGCAAAAAAGTTGAAATTCTGCCGCACTTCCGCGCGAAAGAATTTCTCAATGTGGTCAAGGAAGGATTGCACGACATTTCATTTTCGCGCTCTTCCAAAAAATTAAAATGGGGAATTCCCGTGCCAGGCGATGCTTCGCAGACGATGTATGTTTGGTGCGATGCTCTCACGAATTACATTTCCGCGATTGATTTCGCGAATGAAGGCGCGGACTTCCAGAAGTGGTGGCTTGATGCCGAAAAAATTCATATCATTGGCAAAGACATTGTCCGTTTCCACGCTGGGATCTGGCTCGGGATGTTGCTCGCGGCGGATGTGCCACTGCCGGACAAAATTTACATTCACGGCTTCATCACTTCTGAAGGTGAGAAGATGTCGAAGTCGCGCGGCAATGTCGTCGATCCGTTTGAGATTTCCAAAGAGTGGGGCAGTGACGCGCTGCGTTTTTATCTGCTCTCTGAAATTCCAAATGGTCAGGACGGTGATTTTTCGCAAACGCGTTTTGAAGAGGTTTACAATTCGCAACTCGCGAATGGTCTGGGCAATTTGGTCAGTCGGGTTATTATTTTGGCTTTGAAGTTGGGTACAAATTTAAATTTGGCTGAAACTAAAAGTAGCGACGCATCTCGAAGCGTAGAAAAAATGTGGCAGCAAATTGAAAATTCAATGAGCGGTGAGTTTGATTTTCGCGAAAGTTTGCGGGCGATTTTCGATTTGGTTGAATTTGCTAATAAGTTTATAGCTGACCAAAAACCATGGGAGTTAAAAGATGGGGACGAGAAAGAAGAAAAGGTCACGATTTATTTGAGTTTACTTTTTCAAATTGCGCTTGCGCTTAAACCTTTTCTTCCCAAGGTTTCCCAAAAAATTGCGCAAAGTTTGGGAGTGAGCTTGGAAGGTAATTTCGACAATTTGAAAAAATGGGGCGCAGTTTCGGAATTTAAATTAACCAAGCCGGAAATTTTGTTTCCGAAAAAAGCTTAG
- a CDS encoding bifunctional oligoribonuclease/PAP phosphatase NrnA, which yields MLNLDPKQIANFEDALLTARKILLLTHKNPDGDALGSLLALFQVLAKAGRVVTAGCLDPAPAILKFLPTSEKIVNDFDAAEFDLIIVLDCGDIHQTGFDQSKPELFDGSRKLVKIDHHPVASDFGDVQIVNPEFCATCSILTKLFEILEIPITPAVATCLLCGISTDTGSFRHSNTRPETLRFAAKLLRQGANNFAIAKNIYRSTPLPALKLWGSVLTSLRQTDEGVTLAVAQRKDFENAGARDEDLAGVVDYVNAVPNAKFSILLSERGGLVKASLRTLDDATDVAAIARQFGGGGHVKAAGFAVPGKLEKETRWRVIPPEENDSMSE from the coding sequence ATGCTAAATCTTGACCCAAAACAAATCGCGAACTTCGAAGATGCATTGCTCACTGCACGCAAGATTTTATTGCTCACACATAAAAATCCGGACGGCGACGCGCTCGGCAGCTTGCTCGCCTTATTCCAAGTTTTGGCGAAAGCCGGACGCGTCGTGACTGCTGGCTGTCTCGATCCCGCCCCGGCGATTTTGAAATTTTTGCCGACCAGCGAAAAAATCGTCAACGACTTCGACGCGGCAGAATTCGACCTCATCATCGTCCTCGACTGCGGCGACATTCACCAAACCGGATTCGACCAGTCGAAACCTGAGCTTTTCGACGGATCGCGGAAATTGGTGAAAATCGACCACCATCCTGTCGCGAGCGATTTCGGTGATGTGCAAATCGTGAACCCGGAATTTTGCGCGACCTGTTCGATCTTGACGAAGTTATTTGAAATTTTGGAAATCCCAATCACGCCCGCTGTCGCGACTTGCCTGCTCTGCGGAATTTCGACGGACACTGGCAGCTTCCGCCATTCGAACACGCGCCCGGAAACGCTGCGTTTCGCGGCGAAATTGTTGCGCCAGGGTGCGAATAATTTTGCGATTGCGAAAAATATCTACCGCTCGACTCCGCTCCCCGCGCTGAAACTCTGGGGCAGCGTACTGACAAGTTTGCGCCAGACGGACGAAGGCGTGACACTCGCGGTCGCACAGAGGAAAGATTTTGAAAATGCAGGCGCACGCGACGAAGATCTCGCTGGCGTGGTGGATTATGTGAATGCCGTGCCGAACGCGAAATTTTCGATTCTCCTGAGTGAACGCGGCGGACTCGTGAAAGCGAGCCTACGCACGCTCGACGATGCGACTGATGTCGCCGCCATCGCACGCCAATTCGGCGGCGGCGGTCATGTCAAAGCTGCGGGTTTCGCCGTCCCAGGGAAATTGGAAAAAGAAACGCGCTGGCGCGTCATCCCACCAGAAGAAAATGATTCAATGAGTGAATGA
- the purN gene encoding phosphoribosylglycinamide formyltransferase: MNPQKSFRIVVLASTNGTDFGAMLAEKSAGKLQGVEFVGLVANKNCGAVERAAASGVPTFVLDGKAENFHAELLTTVKNLNPDLICMVGWMKFLRPDFCTEFENKILNVHPSLLPKFAGKMDGSVHEEVLKAGEKESGMTIHLATADVDAGPIICQKSVAIADEETVESLRAKVQDLEKKWYPEVIRWFRDGKIYF; encoded by the coding sequence TTGAATCCCCAAAAATCCTTTCGTATCGTCGTTCTCGCCTCGACCAATGGCACTGATTTCGGCGCAATGCTGGCAGAAAAATCCGCTGGAAAATTGCAGGGCGTGGAATTCGTCGGACTCGTCGCAAATAAAAATTGCGGCGCCGTCGAGCGTGCCGCCGCGAGCGGCGTGCCGACTTTCGTGCTCGATGGTAAAGCGGAAAATTTCCACGCTGAGCTGCTCACGACTGTGAAAAATTTAAATCCGGATTTGATTTGCATGGTCGGCTGGATGAAATTTTTGCGCCCGGATTTTTGCACTGAATTCGAGAATAAAATTCTGAATGTGCACCCCAGCCTGCTGCCAAAATTCGCCGGGAAAATGGATGGCAGCGTGCACGAAGAAGTTTTAAAAGCGGGCGAAAAAGAAAGCGGCATGACGATTCACCTCGCGACCGCCGATGTCGATGCCGGCCCAATCATTTGCCAAAAATCAGTCGCCATCGCCGACGAAGAAACCGTCGAAAGCCTGCGCGCCAAAGTCCAGGATTTGGAAAAAAAATGGTACCCCGAAGTAATCAGATGGTTCCGCGATGGAAAGATCTATTTCTAA
- a CDS encoding ATP-binding cassette domain-containing protein, translated as MIVFENATKKYGSRTVLDRVNCEIGGGEFVSVVGPSGAGKTTFVNLLTGAIHPTEGSVSVDNYEINNLDEISRALYLRKVGVIFQDYKLLPKKTVFENIAFALEVCGDPSSLIKKRVDEVIGIVGLTHRRNAFPSQLSGGECQRTALARALVHEPALIIGDEPTGNLDPQSGAEIIDLLLDINKAGATVILATHDRETVDRIKKRVIRIERGKLVSDLQAGKYHLEK; from the coding sequence GTGATTGTCTTCGAAAACGCCACGAAAAAATACGGTAGCCGCACGGTGCTGGATCGCGTGAATTGCGAAATCGGCGGCGGCGAATTCGTCAGCGTCGTCGGGCCGAGCGGTGCAGGCAAGACGACTTTCGTGAATCTCTTGACTGGTGCGATTCATCCGACCGAGGGCTCAGTCTCCGTCGATAATTATGAGATTAATAATCTCGATGAAATTTCGCGTGCGCTTTATCTCCGCAAAGTCGGCGTGATTTTCCAAGACTACAAATTACTGCCGAAGAAAACGGTCTTCGAAAACATCGCCTTCGCGCTCGAAGTCTGCGGCGATCCGTCGAGCCTGATTAAAAAAAGAGTCGATGAAGTCATCGGCATCGTCGGACTCACCCACCGCAGAAATGCTTTTCCGTCACAGCTCTCCGGTGGCGAATGCCAGCGCACCGCGCTCGCGCGCGCACTCGTCCACGAACCGGCGCTCATCATCGGCGACGAACCGACCGGCAATCTCGATCCGCAGTCCGGCGCGGAAATCATCGATCTCTTGCTCGATATCAATAAAGCTGGCGCGACTGTCATCCTCGCGACGCACGACCGCGAGACCGTCGACCGCATCAAAAAAAGAGTGATTCGTATCGAGCGCGGCAAGCTCGTAAGTGATTTGCAGGCTGGCAAATACCACCTCGAGAAATAA
- the guaA gene encoding glutamine-hydrolyzing GMP synthase, whose product MDKIAVLDFGGQYAHLIANRIRRAGVFAEIIIPQNLVDPATELKDFRAVVLSGGPQSVLEKNSPKVDPAIFAIKKPILGICYGLQFLVHALGGQVKKAAGGEFGEAKLKITGKSKLLAGLPKASTAWMSHGDEVKKLPKGFEKIASTADCEFAAIEDSARQIFGVQFHPEVKHTEFGEKILANFLKISGAKKSWDLDKFLKDEISKIKKQVGQKKVFLLVSGGVDSTVAFALLEKALGKKRVFGLMIDTGLLRQNEAEEVHKSLTKAGFANLKVANEAGHFAAALKNITDPEEKRRIIGRVFLKVQRKVLKRLRFNPREWLLGQGTIYPDTIESAGTANSDKIKTHHNRVEEIEKMIEKGLLVEPLAELYKDEVREVGRKLKLPKNLIERHPFPGPGLGVRILCGESEKPKTTNKIETEINRKWKIRGKVLPLRSVGVQGDARTFAHPVALFTASRDFDKLSAMATWIVNKFPEINRVVLGLDVAKAPRVFLAAPAKLTTSRVELARAADAVVNQALSAQKLYAKVWQFPVVLAPVFEKGGEAIILRPINSEEAMTANFARLPKTFFATVTKKLLKLDGVEHVFLDLTNKPPATIEWE is encoded by the coding sequence GTGGACAAAATCGCTGTTCTCGACTTCGGCGGGCAGTACGCTCACTTGATTGCGAATCGCATTCGGCGGGCGGGGGTTTTCGCTGAGATCATCATTCCCCAAAATCTCGTCGATCCAGCCACTGAGCTGAAAGATTTCCGCGCGGTGGTTTTGAGCGGCGGTCCGCAGTCCGTGCTCGAAAAAAACTCACCCAAAGTTGATCCGGCGATTTTCGCGATCAAAAAACCGATTCTCGGGATTTGTTACGGTCTGCAATTTCTCGTTCATGCGCTTGGTGGTCAAGTCAAAAAAGCGGCGGGCGGGGAGTTCGGTGAAGCGAAATTAAAAATTACCGGTAAGTCGAAATTACTGGCTGGTCTGCCCAAGGCTTCGACCGCTTGGATGAGTCACGGCGATGAAGTCAAAAAATTACCAAAAGGTTTTGAGAAAATTGCTTCGACTGCGGACTGCGAATTTGCTGCGATTGAAGATTCTGCTCGTCAAATTTTCGGCGTCCAATTTCACCCTGAGGTGAAGCACACGGAATTCGGCGAAAAGATTCTGGCGAACTTTCTCAAAATTTCCGGCGCGAAAAAAAGCTGGGACCTCGACAAATTTCTGAAAGACGAAATTTCCAAAATTAAAAAGCAGGTTGGTCAGAAAAAAGTTTTTCTACTCGTCTCGGGTGGAGTGGATTCGACGGTTGCCTTCGCACTGCTCGAAAAAGCACTCGGCAAAAAACGCGTTTTCGGTCTGATGATTGACACGGGTTTGCTGCGCCAAAACGAAGCCGAAGAAGTTCACAAGAGTTTGACCAAGGCGGGCTTCGCCAATTTAAAAGTTGCGAATGAGGCTGGTCACTTCGCGGCTGCGCTCAAAAATATCACTGACCCGGAAGAGAAACGCCGTATCATTGGGCGCGTTTTTCTCAAGGTGCAGCGCAAAGTTTTGAAACGCCTGCGTTTCAATCCGCGCGAGTGGCTGCTCGGACAGGGCACGATTTATCCGGACACCATCGAGTCGGCGGGGACAGCCAATTCCGACAAAATCAAAACACACCACAACCGTGTCGAGGAGATTGAAAAAATGATTGAAAAAGGTTTACTCGTCGAGCCGCTCGCGGAACTTTACAAGGACGAGGTGCGTGAAGTCGGTCGCAAATTGAAGCTGCCGAAAAATTTAATCGAACGCCATCCTTTTCCGGGGCCAGGTTTGGGTGTCAGGATTCTTTGCGGTGAATCCGAAAAACCGAAAACGACGAATAAGATTGAGACTGAGATTAATCGCAAATGGAAAATTCGCGGCAAAGTTTTGCCACTGCGTTCAGTCGGTGTGCAGGGCGATGCGCGGACCTTCGCGCACCCGGTCGCGCTCTTCACCGCGTCGCGCGATTTCGACAAGCTCTCGGCGATGGCGACCTGGATCGTCAATAAATTCCCCGAGATCAATCGTGTCGTTTTAGGTCTCGATGTCGCGAAAGCGCCGCGCGTTTTTTTGGCGGCTCCAGCGAAGCTGACCACCTCGCGCGTCGAGCTGGCGCGCGCCGCTGATGCCGTCGTGAATCAGGCTTTGTCCGCGCAAAAACTTTACGCCAAGGTTTGGCAATTTCCGGTCGTGCTGGCACCGGTTTTCGAAAAAGGCGGCGAGGCGATTATTCTGCGACCGATTAATTCAGAAGAGGCGATGACCGCGAATTTCGCGCGCTTACCCAAAACTTTTTTCGCGACGGTCACCAAAAAATTACTCAAGCTTGATGGTGTCGAGCATGTTTTTCTCGACCTCACGAATAAACCGCCGGCGACGATTGAGTGGGAGTGA